In one window of Myxococcus virescens DNA:
- a CDS encoding ExeA family protein yields the protein MTTYLDFFELTQEPFSNAPVSRFYYNSAQHSQALTRLMHAVSYMKGLSILVGDIGAGKTTLARRMLDSLPESEYEAALLVIIHSGITANWLLRRIALQLGVENPAQEKLALLSQLYQRLLQIYESGKKAVVLIDEAQMLETRELMEEFRGLLNLEVPERKLISFVFFGLPEIEKNLKLDPPLAQRVAMRYRLEPFTAESTEAYVKHRLRLAGCPRMPFSPEALLAVHQHSSGSPRVINTLCDNALFEAFLAREQTVSAELVHRIGKNLGLLGVNSPAGQAAERPSASASTLPRTTSSKVDLAEIDRYLEGLGKL from the coding sequence ATGACTACGTACCTGGACTTCTTCGAGCTGACCCAGGAGCCCTTCTCCAACGCTCCCGTCAGCCGCTTCTATTACAACTCGGCGCAGCACTCGCAGGCGCTCACCCGGCTGATGCACGCCGTGAGCTATATGAAGGGCCTGTCCATCCTCGTCGGTGACATCGGCGCGGGGAAGACGACGCTGGCCCGCCGCATGCTCGACTCGCTTCCGGAGTCCGAGTACGAGGCCGCGCTGCTCGTCATCATCCACTCCGGCATCACCGCCAACTGGCTGCTGCGCCGCATCGCGCTGCAACTGGGCGTGGAGAATCCGGCGCAGGAGAAGCTGGCGCTGCTGTCGCAGCTGTACCAGCGGCTGCTCCAAATCTACGAGTCCGGCAAGAAGGCCGTCGTCCTCATCGACGAGGCGCAGATGCTGGAGACACGCGAGCTGATGGAGGAGTTCCGGGGGCTGCTCAACCTGGAAGTGCCGGAGCGCAAGCTCATCTCCTTCGTCTTCTTCGGCCTGCCGGAAATCGAAAAGAACCTGAAGCTGGACCCGCCGCTCGCGCAGCGCGTGGCCATGCGCTACCGGCTGGAGCCCTTCACCGCCGAGTCGACCGAGGCCTACGTCAAGCACCGCCTCCGGCTCGCGGGCTGCCCGCGCATGCCCTTCAGCCCGGAGGCGCTGCTGGCCGTACACCAGCACTCGTCCGGCTCGCCTCGCGTCATCAACACGCTGTGCGACAACGCGCTCTTCGAGGCCTTCCTCGCGCGCGAACAGACGGTGTCCGCGGAGCTGGTGCATCGCATCGGGAAGAACCTGGGCCTGCTCGGGGTGAACTCGCCCGCTGGGCAAGCGGCCGAGCGGCCGAGCGCTTCGGCGTCGACGCTCCCCAGGACGACGAGCAGCAAGGTGGACCTCGCGGAGATCGACCGCTACCTCGAAGGGCTGGGTAAGCTGTAG